The following coding sequences lie in one Planctomycetota bacterium genomic window:
- a CDS encoding PEP-CTERM sorting domain-containing protein — protein sequence MKSFSLRLGVLLLFLSLAPISRADIVRYQADFESPTYATGGLVGQDQWIGTAIASVQTAIVHAGTQALEFDANLDTNNSQQTAQRLITLTADAKIVMQTAFYLTSDTTASAWIPLAAFGENGIIGQLFIGANGQLKGVDVVHDQWNILQWVLDFNAQSAEIFLNDASLGTTSFANAATGINRIAAGLSQNPGTDHLYLDDLSITAIPEPGSMTLLGLSAFSFVARPRGRAAE from the coding sequence ATGAAGTCATTTTCACTCCGTCTCGGCGTGTTGTTGCTGTTCCTGTCGCTGGCCCCGATCAGCCGCGCGGACATCGTCCGCTATCAGGCCGACTTCGAGAGCCCGACCTATGCCACCGGCGGGCTCGTCGGACAGGACCAGTGGATCGGCACCGCCATCGCCAGCGTGCAGACCGCCATCGTCCACGCCGGCACGCAGGCCCTCGAATTCGACGCCAACCTCGACACCAACAACTCCCAGCAGACCGCCCAGCGATTGATCACCCTGACCGCCGACGCGAAGATCGTCATGCAGACCGCCTTCTACCTCACCTCCGACACCACCGCCTCCGCCTGGATCCCCCTCGCCGCCTTCGGCGAGAACGGAATCATCGGCCAGCTCTTCATCGGCGCCAACGGCCAACTCAAAGGCGTCGACGTCGTCCACGATCAGTGGAACATCCTCCAGTGGGTCCTGGATTTCAACGCCCAGTCCGCCGAGATATTCCTCAACGACGCCTCCCTCGGCACCACCAGCTTCGCCAACGCCGCCACCGGCATCAACCGCATCGCCGCCGGCCTCTCCCAAAACCCCGGCACCGACCACCTCTACCTCGACGACCTTTCCATCACCGCCATCCCCGAACCCGGCTCGATGACGCTGCTGGGCCTGTCCGCCTTCAGCTTCGTCGCCCGCCCCCGCGGCCGCGCCGCCGAGTGA
- the pheS gene encoding phenylalanine--tRNA ligase subunit alpha, which produces MLERLQQLEAAATAALEKVSDAATLEQFRIEYLGTKGQLKEAMGWLKDAPKEEKRELGQGLNALKQKVEAAFEEKKGQLGSAKPQAAGPLIDVTEPGEAPVMGRVHVIQQVLDELIEVFARMGFDVAEGPELEDEKHNFVSLNIPMEHPARDVNDNFYIDESHLLRTQTSTIQIRVMETTKPPIRIVAPGRVYRPDTHDATHSSMFHQIEGLYVDRNVTMVDLKTTLINFAHAFFGPDAEVRLRPSYFPFTEPSAEMDIKMKVRGQVQWIELGGCGMVDPAVFEAVGYDPDEWTGFAFGLGVERIAMRRYGIGDIRWLFENDVRFLKQF; this is translated from the coding sequence ATGCTCGAACGATTGCAACAACTTGAGGCGGCGGCGACGGCGGCACTGGAAAAGGTCAGTGATGCAGCGACGCTGGAGCAGTTTCGCATTGAGTATCTGGGCACGAAGGGGCAGCTCAAGGAAGCGATGGGCTGGCTCAAGGATGCGCCCAAGGAGGAGAAGCGGGAACTGGGGCAGGGGCTTAATGCGCTGAAACAGAAGGTGGAGGCGGCGTTTGAGGAGAAGAAGGGGCAGTTGGGAAGTGCGAAGCCGCAAGCGGCGGGGCCCCTCATTGATGTGACGGAGCCGGGCGAAGCGCCAGTGATGGGGCGGGTGCATGTGATACAGCAGGTGCTCGATGAGTTGATCGAGGTGTTTGCCCGGATGGGGTTTGACGTGGCGGAAGGGCCGGAGCTGGAGGACGAGAAGCATAACTTTGTATCGCTGAACATTCCGATGGAGCATCCAGCCCGGGATGTGAACGACAACTTTTATATTGATGAATCGCATCTTTTGCGGACGCAGACGAGCACGATTCAGATTCGGGTGATGGAGACGACGAAGCCGCCGATTCGGATTGTCGCGCCGGGGCGGGTATATCGGCCGGACACGCACGATGCGACGCATTCGTCGATGTTTCATCAGATCGAGGGTCTGTATGTGGATCGCAATGTGACGATGGTGGATTTGAAGACGACGCTGATTAACTTTGCGCACGCGTTTTTCGGGCCGGATGCGGAGGTTCGTTTGCGGCCGAGCTATTTTCCGTTCACGGAGCCGTCGGCGGAGATGGACATCAAGATGAAGGTTCGGGGTCAGGTGCAGTGGATCGAGCTGGGGGGCTGCGGGATGGTGGACCCGGCGGTGTTCGAGGCGGTGGGGTACGACCCGGACGAATGGACGGGCTTCGCGTTCGGGTTGGGCGTGGAGCGGATCGCCATGCGGCGGTACGGGATCGGGGACATCCGCTGGCTGTTCGAGAACGATGTGAGGTTTTTGAAGCAGTTCTGA
- a CDS encoding heavy metal translocating P-type ATPase, translated as MAHEHAKSLVEAQEGRAGTQIILTFVGGVLLINAAIAYWLFPGMTDPNDAGRSVNFYADTMAIIAALLLGVPLVVQAFKDLWSGHTHMDELAALAVIAAFSIGAYIEAGAIAFFMIVTTLIEHRTALGARKSIESLVRLTPTKAHRVFEQGEQEVDAKDLKPGDIVIVRPGDNIPGDGQVIQGTSTVNQANITGESLPVDKADGDEVFGGTINMTGVMRIRITKAGHDTTLGRVKDLILQAEMTRIPAMRILDQYANWYTPVILMLAGIVFFFTRNDGGMERAISMLVVACPCAIILAGPTAMVAALSAAARLGVLVKNVTDLEVARKLTAIVFDKTGTLTTGQLEVSKLTPAPGVDGAELLTITAAAEQNSKHPVARAVVNVARRARLNLSQPSQFEEVSGRGVRAIIDGKEIRVGRETWLREQGIDFSGFDGSSAEGLSLLHVTREGKLIGWVGLEDKTRADAAKSMDDLRAQGLKKLVMVTGDRWSVAKRVAAEMHCTDVQAEVLPAQKLELVDDLKARGYTVAVVGDGVNDAPALAAGDISIAMGAAGSDVAIHSASIALMNNNLNRIPFLIRLSRHAFSVVRQNLIFSVCYVVLFETLAAFGLIPPIVAVIFHLLSSFVVVFNSARLVRDGEDLEQAGVVVERQRPTSQGPRPAPVAVS; from the coding sequence ATGGCTCATGAACATGCAAAGAGTCTGGTGGAGGCGCAGGAGGGCCGCGCCGGCACGCAGATCATTCTGACCTTCGTCGGCGGCGTCCTGCTTATTAACGCCGCCATCGCCTACTGGCTTTTCCCCGGCATGACCGACCCCAACGATGCCGGCCGGAGCGTCAACTTCTACGCCGACACGATGGCGATCATCGCGGCGCTCTTGCTGGGCGTCCCGCTGGTGGTGCAGGCGTTCAAGGATCTGTGGTCGGGGCATACGCACATGGACGAGCTGGCGGCCCTGGCCGTCATCGCGGCTTTCTCCATCGGTGCCTACATCGAAGCCGGGGCGATCGCCTTCTTCATGATCGTGACGACGCTCATCGAACACCGCACCGCGCTCGGCGCCCGCAAAAGCATCGAGTCGCTGGTGCGGCTCACCCCGACGAAGGCCCATCGCGTCTTTGAGCAGGGCGAGCAGGAAGTCGATGCGAAAGACCTCAAACCCGGCGACATCGTCATCGTCCGACCCGGCGACAACATCCCCGGCGACGGGCAGGTCATCCAAGGCACCAGCACCGTCAATCAGGCCAACATCACCGGCGAATCGCTTCCGGTGGACAAGGCCGACGGCGATGAAGTCTTCGGCGGCACGATCAACATGACCGGCGTCATGCGTATCCGCATCACCAAGGCCGGTCACGACACGACGCTCGGCCGAGTCAAAGACCTGATTCTGCAAGCGGAGATGACCCGCATCCCCGCCATGCGGATTCTCGATCAGTACGCCAACTGGTACACACCCGTGATCCTGATGCTGGCGGGCATCGTGTTCTTCTTCACGCGCAACGACGGCGGCATGGAACGCGCCATCTCGATGCTCGTCGTCGCCTGCCCGTGCGCCATCATTCTCGCCGGCCCGACCGCCATGGTCGCCGCGCTCTCCGCCGCGGCGCGCCTCGGCGTCCTCGTCAAAAACGTCACCGATCTGGAAGTCGCCCGCAAGCTGACCGCCATCGTCTTCGACAAGACCGGCACGCTGACGACCGGGCAGCTTGAAGTGTCGAAGCTGACGCCCGCCCCCGGGGTCGACGGGGCGGAGCTTCTGACGATCACCGCCGCGGCGGAACAGAATTCCAAACACCCGGTCGCCCGGGCGGTGGTCAACGTCGCCCGTCGCGCCCGATTGAATCTTTCGCAGCCGAGCCAGTTCGAGGAAGTGTCCGGGCGCGGCGTGCGTGCGATCATCGACGGCAAGGAAATCCGCGTCGGCCGCGAAACGTGGCTCCGCGAGCAGGGCATCGATTTTTCCGGCTTCGACGGGTCCAGTGCCGAGGGACTGAGTCTTTTGCACGTGACGCGCGAGGGTAAGCTCATCGGATGGGTCGGGCTCGAGGACAAGACCCGCGCGGATGCGGCCAAGTCGATGGACGACCTTCGCGCGCAGGGGCTCAAGAAGCTGGTCATGGTCACCGGCGACCGATGGTCCGTCGCCAAGCGCGTCGCGGCGGAAATGCACTGCACCGATGTGCAGGCCGAAGTCCTGCCGGCCCAGAAACTCGAACTCGTCGATGATCTCAAGGCACGCGGATACACCGTGGCGGTCGTCGGCGACGGCGTCAATGACGCCCCGGCCCTGGCGGCGGGCGACATCTCGATCGCCATGGGCGCGGCCGGTTCGGACGTGGCGATTCACTCGGCTTCGATCGCCCTCATGAACAACAACCTCAACCGCATCCCCTTCCTGATCCGCCTTTCGCGTCACGCCTTTTCGGTGGTGCGGCAGAACCTGATTTTCTCGGTGTGCTACGTCGTACTGTTCGAGACGCTGGCGGCGTTCGGGCTCATCCCGCCCATCGTCGCGGTCATCTTCCATCTGCTCAGCTCGTTCGTCGTCGTGTTCAACTCGGCCCGGCTCGTCCGCGACGGGGAGGACCTGGAGCAAGCCGGTGTGGTCGTCGAACGCCAGCGCCCCACCAGCCAAGGCCCGCGCCCCGCGCCGGTGGCCGTGTCATGA
- a CDS encoding potassium transporter KtrB, with translation MQATFQGPARQLTPSAIERRPLSRFAHPRAGHHGSPLFEPAPRRQAGARFAWRPIMVRFVTRSLDYLHRWMVGFRPVQLVCMGYSSYVLFGFLALCLPICHHTLGLHAIDHLFISASAVSTTGLATISVGHDYNLLGQIIVLLLIQFGGLGYMVITSCTLLAFAGRVSPLRRRVTTAALSLPDGFDVRAFIKITVLFTLLIEIAGAAGLYPIFRDHGAPQPLWQAIFHSVSAFCTAGFSLLDDSFAGYRDDISLNIIITVLSYLGAIGFIVIHDLYKSLTLRKPAMTFTSRVILVSTFVIAIVGTVLFALDEPTVRDLPAGQRWLASLFQVMTASTTVGFNTISISDLSTSSMFLLTIIMILGASPSGTGGGLKTTTISALWAEMIAVVRRRSITTFLGRQIPQLRVRAATANVMFYMITLAVGIYLLDLVESAPFADQMFECASALGTVGLSRGITASLSEPGKLIIIALMCVGRMGPLLLGMALFKEPNEHTTAAPVAKVEDVAI, from the coding sequence ATGCAGGCCACCTTTCAAGGCCCAGCCCGTCAGCTAACCCCGTCGGCAATTGAAAGGCGACCTCTTTCCCGCTTCGCCCATCCTCGGGCCGGGCATCATGGATCGCCATTGTTTGAACCCGCACCTCGGCGACAAGCCGGGGCGCGATTCGCATGGAGACCGATCATGGTCCGGTTCGTCACGCGCTCGCTCGATTATCTGCATCGATGGATGGTGGGCTTCCGACCCGTGCAGCTCGTGTGCATGGGCTACAGCAGCTACGTCCTGTTCGGCTTCCTCGCCCTGTGTCTGCCGATCTGTCATCACACCCTCGGCCTCCACGCCATCGATCACCTGTTCATCAGCGCCTCCGCCGTCTCGACGACCGGCCTGGCCACGATCAGCGTCGGACATGACTACAACCTCCTCGGGCAGATCATCGTCCTGCTGCTCATCCAGTTCGGCGGGCTCGGGTACATGGTCATCACGTCCTGCACCCTCCTGGCCTTCGCCGGTCGCGTCTCGCCGCTGCGCCGGCGCGTCACCACGGCCGCGCTCTCGCTGCCGGACGGATTCGACGTCCGCGCGTTCATCAAAATCACCGTCCTCTTCACGCTGCTCATCGAAATCGCCGGCGCGGCGGGCCTGTATCCGATCTTCCGCGATCACGGCGCCCCCCAGCCCCTCTGGCAAGCGATCTTCCATAGCGTCAGCGCCTTCTGCACCGCCGGGTTCAGTCTCCTTGACGACTCCTTCGCCGGGTACCGCGATGATATTTCGCTCAACATCATCATCACCGTGCTCAGCTACCTCGGCGCCATCGGGTTCATCGTGATTCACGATCTCTATAAAAGTCTCACGCTTCGCAAACCCGCCATGACCTTCACCTCGCGCGTCATTCTCGTGAGCACGTTCGTCATCGCGATCGTCGGCACCGTGCTCTTCGCGCTCGACGAACCGACTGTCCGCGATCTGCCCGCCGGTCAGCGCTGGCTCGCGTCGCTGTTTCAGGTCATGACCGCGTCCACGACCGTCGGGTTCAACACGATCTCCATCAGCGATCTGTCGACCAGCTCGATGTTCCTGCTGACGATCATCATGATCCTCGGCGCTTCGCCCTCCGGCACCGGCGGCGGGCTCAAAACCACGACGATTTCCGCACTTTGGGCCGAGATGATCGCCGTCGTGCGCCGCCGGTCGATCACCACGTTCCTCGGCCGGCAGATTCCGCAACTGCGCGTGCGGGCGGCGACGGCGAATGTGATGTTCTACATGATCACGCTCGCCGTCGGCATCTACCTGCTCGACCTCGTCGAGTCCGCCCCGTTCGCCGATCAGATGTTCGAATGCGCCTCCGCCCTCGGCACGGTCGGCCTGAGCCGGGGCATCACCGCCTCGCTCTCCGAGCCCGGCAAACTCATCATCATCGCCCTCATGTGCGTCGGTCGCATGGGCCCGCTGCTCCTGGGCATGGCGCTTTTCAAAGAGCCAAACGAACACACGACCGCGGCGCCCGTGGCGAAAGTCGAAGATGTGGCGATTTAG